Proteins from one Portunus trituberculatus isolate SZX2019 chromosome 38, ASM1759143v1, whole genome shotgun sequence genomic window:
- the LOC123514612 gene encoding LOW QUALITY PROTEIN: chitin deacetylase 1-like (The sequence of the model RefSeq protein was modified relative to this genomic sequence to represent the inferred CDS: inserted 1 base in 1 codon) codes for MARLRVVVVLGLLGIVAAQDEQAQDELTKLLCSEKGPGEWFRLGTSDCRNVIQCTEAGLQALRCPHGLAFDLELQTCDWKGKVKNCDNKVKTKKAQPLLRTIEPLCQENFLACGDGTCMDQQVFCNGVDDCPDGSDENACDMDNDPNRAPLCNQADCKLPDCYCYHDANEIPNGYQAKDVPQMITITFDDAVNNNNNDLYQMLFTDRVNPNGCNIKSTFFVSHKYTNYTSVQELHRQGHEIAVHSISHNSSEEFWSSATEDEWEREMAGGRVIAERFANITDTSVIGLRAPYLRVGGNNQFSMMETNSFLYDSTISAPVQNPPLWPYTLYYRMPHVCHGNAQRCPTRSFAVWEMVMNELDRREDPSVEADLPGCAMVDSCFSSKPTADRFYNFLNNNFNRHYQTNRAPLGLFFHSAFLKNDPEIFDAFXFWLDEILANYNDVFFVTMTQVIQWMQDPRPVNQLNNYEAWREKCVVTGSPLCIGGTNCELNTEELPGETLRLNTCMRCPNKYPWLKDPLGEGFF; via the exons ATGGCCAGGTTACGCGTGGTGGTGGTCCTTGGCCTCCTGGGCATTG TTGCTGCCCAGGACGAACAAGCGCAGGATGAATTGACCAAGCTGCTCTGCTCCGAGAAGGGCCCGGGAGAGTGGTTCCGACTGGGGACAAGTGACTGCAGGAACGTGATTCAGTGCACAGAGGCC GGTCTCCAGGCGCTGCGCTGCCCCCACGGCCTGGCCTTTGACCTGGAGCTCCAGACCTGTGACTGGAAGGGTAAGGTGAAGAACTGCGATAATAAGGTCAAGACGAAGAAGGCACAGCCGCTGCTCAGGACCATCGAGCCTCTGTGCCAG GAGAACTTCCTGGCTTGCGGAGATGGCACCTGCATGGACCAACAGGTGTTCTGCAACGGCGTGGATGACTGTCCCGACGGTTCTGATGAGAACGCCTGCG ATATGGACAATGACCCCAACAGGGCGCCACTCTGCAACCAGGCGGACTGCAAACTGCcggactgctactgctaccacgaTGCCAACGAG ATCCCCAATGGCTACCAAGCGAAGGATGTGCCACAAATGATCACCATCACTTTCGACGACgccgtcaacaacaacaacaatgacctATACCAGATGCTCTTCACTGACCGCGTCAACCCTAATGGCTGCAACATCAAGTCCACCTTCTTCGTGTCCCACAAGTACACCAACTACACCTCCGTCCAGGAACTGCACCGTCAGGGACACGAGATCGCAGTGCACTCTATCAG CCACAACTCAAGCGAGGAATTCTGGTCCTCGGCGACGGAGGACGAGTGGGAGCGCGAGATGGCCGGTGGCCGTGTCATCGCTGAAAGGTTTGCCAACATCACCGATACCTCCGTGATCGGCCTGCGTGCGCCATACCTGCGTGTGGGTGGCAACAACCAGTTCAGCATGATGGAGACTAACTCATTCCTGTACGACTCCACCATCTCCGCACCCGTACAGAACCCTCCCCTCTGGCCCTACACCCTGTACTACCGCATGCCCCACGTGTGCCATGGCAACGCCCAGCGGTGTCCCACGCGCTCCTTCGCTGTGTGGGAGATGGTCATGAACGAGCTGGACCGTCGTGAGGACCCCTCGGTTGAGGCTGACCTGCCTGGCTGTGCTATGGTTGACTCCTGCTTCTCCAGCAAGCCCACCGCTGACCGCTTCTACAACTTCCTCAACAACAATTTCAACCGCCACTACCAGACCAACCGCGCACCTCTTGGTCTCTTCTTCCACTCTGCCTTCCTGAAGAATGACCCCGAAATTTTCGATGCTT ACTTTTGGCTCGACGAGATCCTCGCTAACTACAATGACGTGTTCTTCGTGACCATGACGCAGGTGATCCAGTGGATGCAGGACCCACGACCCGTGAACCAGCTCAACAACTACGAGGCCTGGAGGGAGAAGTGCGTGGTAACCGGCTCCCCTCTGTGCATCGGCGGTACCAACTGCGAGCTGAACACCGAAGAGCTGCCCGGAGAGACCCTGCGTCTCAACACCTGCATGCGCTGCCCGAACAAGTATCCCTGGCTAAAGGATCCCTTGGGCGAAGGGTTTTTCTAA